Proteins encoded by one window of Pseudonocardia alni:
- a CDS encoding PRC and DUF2382 domain-containing protein, with product MITKDMTRELIGRQVVDNHGEKVGKIGQIYLDERSGDPTWATVNTGLFGTKESFVPLQNADVHDRDVALGVEKKAVKDCPHVGRSDERLTGSEEDELYRHYGIGHGNGNGRTDARHATGERTDRDRTDTDRTDRTARTGDDAMVRHEENLRVGTETEETGRVALRKYVVTEDQTVTVPVSHEEVRLEREPVDGTEAEARPGAMGEAEHEVTLHRERPVVDKTTEAVEKVRLGTRTVTEDEKVSDTVRKERVEVDDPQHALPRDERRS from the coding sequence ATGATCACGAAGGACATGACCCGGGAGCTCATCGGTCGTCAGGTCGTCGACAACCACGGCGAGAAGGTCGGCAAGATCGGCCAGATCTATCTGGACGAGCGCAGCGGTGACCCGACCTGGGCCACGGTCAACACCGGGCTGTTCGGTACCAAGGAGAGCTTCGTGCCGCTGCAGAACGCCGACGTGCACGACCGCGACGTCGCGCTGGGCGTGGAGAAGAAGGCGGTCAAGGACTGCCCGCACGTGGGCCGCTCCGACGAGCGCCTGACCGGGTCGGAGGAGGACGAGCTCTACCGCCACTACGGCATCGGGCACGGTAACGGCAACGGCCGCACCGACGCCCGCCACGCCACCGGCGAGCGCACCGATCGCGACCGCACCGACACCGACCGCACCGACCGCACCGCCCGTACCGGCGACGACGCGATGGTCCGCCACGAGGAGAACCTGCGCGTCGGCACCGAGACCGAGGAGACCGGGCGCGTCGCGCTGCGCAAGTACGTCGTGACCGAGGACCAGACCGTCACCGTCCCGGTGTCGCACGAGGAGGTCCGCCTCGAGCGGGAGCCGGTCGACGGCACCGAGGCCGAGGCCCGCCCGGGCGCCATGGGCGAGGCCGAGCACGAGGTGACCCTGCACCGCGAGCGCCCGGTCGTCGACAAGACCACCGAGGCCGTGGAGAAGGTGCGCCTCGGCACCCGCACCGTCACCGAGGACGAGAAGGTCTCCGACACCGTGCGCAAGGAGCGCGTCGAGGTCGACGACCCGCAGCACGCCCTGCCCCGCGACGAGCGCCGCAGCTGA
- a CDS encoding lipase family protein gives MRTRLRATVVAGVVAVVAAVVAVPQALASPDGPEPDGAPGDVVSAERVLTPTVPAATATRIRYRSLDTDDRPVTVSGIVLTPLVPAPGPTRVVGFAAGTQGLADRCAPSRQLQAGTEYEAPALTALLAAGNTVAVTDYEGLGTPGEHTYVNRAAQAHALLDVVRAAQRAGVGVPEDAPTALYGYSQGGGASAAAVELAPDYAPELDIVGAYAGAPPADLAATGRALEGGAAVALLGYAVSGFDAAYPDLGVPDLLNDRGRQVIAELREQCTQDSVLRYPGLRSEQLSADGRPLSAFLDEEPFASRVDEQLIGRRTPEAPVLIVHSVADDIVPFDQGRELAERWCARGADVEFRPSPVPGHVGGYPDGQARALAFLQARFADLPVTSTCD, from the coding sequence ATGAGGACGAGGCTGCGTGCGACGGTCGTGGCGGGGGTGGTGGCGGTCGTCGCGGCGGTGGTCGCGGTGCCGCAGGCACTGGCCTCGCCGGACGGACCGGAGCCCGACGGGGCGCCGGGCGACGTCGTGTCCGCGGAGCGGGTCCTCACGCCGACGGTGCCCGCCGCGACCGCGACCCGGATCCGCTACCGCAGCCTCGACACCGACGACCGGCCGGTCACGGTGAGCGGGATCGTCCTCACCCCGCTCGTCCCGGCGCCGGGGCCCACCCGGGTCGTCGGCTTCGCCGCGGGGACCCAGGGCCTCGCCGACCGGTGCGCGCCGTCGCGCCAGCTGCAGGCGGGCACCGAGTACGAGGCACCGGCCCTCACCGCGCTGCTGGCCGCGGGCAACACCGTGGCCGTCACCGACTACGAGGGTCTGGGCACCCCCGGCGAGCACACCTACGTCAACCGGGCCGCGCAGGCGCACGCCCTGCTGGACGTCGTGCGCGCGGCCCAGCGGGCCGGCGTCGGCGTGCCGGAGGACGCCCCGACCGCGCTCTACGGCTACTCCCAGGGCGGCGGTGCCTCGGCCGCCGCGGTCGAGCTGGCCCCCGACTACGCCCCCGAGCTGGACATCGTCGGCGCCTACGCGGGCGCGCCGCCCGCGGACCTGGCCGCGACCGGCCGAGCCCTGGAGGGCGGCGCCGCCGTCGCGCTGCTCGGCTACGCCGTCTCCGGGTTCGACGCCGCCTACCCGGATCTCGGGGTGCCGGATCTGCTCAACGACCGCGGCCGTCAGGTGATCGCCGAGCTGCGCGAGCAGTGCACCCAGGACTCCGTGCTGCGCTACCCCGGCCTGCGCTCCGAGCAGCTGTCCGCCGACGGGCGGCCGCTCTCCGCCTTCCTCGACGAGGAGCCCTTCGCGAGCAGGGTCGACGAGCAGCTGATCGGACGCCGCACCCCCGAGGCGCCGGTGCTGATCGTGCACAGCGTCGCCGACGACATCGTGCCGTTCGACCAGGGCAGGGAGCTCGCCGAGCGCTGGTGCGCCCGCGGTGCCGACGTCGAGTTCCGGCCGTCGCCCGTCCCCGGGCACGTCGGCGGGTACCCCGACGGTCAGGCCCGCGCGCTGGCGTTCCTGCAGGCCCGCTTCGCCGACCTGCCGGTCACGTCGACCTGCGACTGA
- a CDS encoding alpha/beta hydrolase has protein sequence MLALPAPVKRAIAGPPVRRDGQQLDLDIQLLLRLLTPRRPQPVPPPEQMRAGQSFVDRVVAGPEEPGVRREDRTVPGAVADLRARLYVPPPGPDVVDGALLVYVHGGGFVAGDLDTHDELCATLAAESGARVLSVDYRLAPEHPFPAAVDDCLAAFAHVATHPEEFGAAPGRIAVGGDSAGASLALTVARETSRDGAAPAGRPVFCLAFFPVTELDGHTRSRKLFGDGFLLTGEAIEAMAGWYVPETMRDDPRLRIAEGDLSGMPPAYVATAGFDPLRDEGEHLVTRMREAGVPATLRRHPDLVHGFATSLGIGVRPRQAVAEAAGALRTAFALLGAT, from the coding sequence GTGCTCGCCCTGCCGGCGCCGGTGAAGCGGGCGATCGCCGGTCCGCCCGTCCGTCGCGACGGCCAGCAGCTCGACCTCGACATCCAGCTCCTGCTGCGGCTGCTCACCCCGCGCCGGCCTCAGCCCGTCCCGCCGCCGGAGCAGATGCGGGCGGGCCAGTCGTTCGTCGACCGCGTCGTCGCCGGGCCCGAGGAGCCGGGGGTGCGCCGCGAGGACCGCACGGTCCCCGGTGCGGTCGCCGACCTGCGGGCGCGGCTGTACGTGCCGCCGCCGGGACCCGACGTCGTCGACGGCGCACTGCTCGTCTACGTGCACGGCGGCGGTTTCGTCGCCGGTGACCTGGACACCCACGACGAACTGTGCGCGACGCTGGCCGCCGAGTCCGGCGCCCGGGTGCTGTCGGTCGACTACCGGCTGGCGCCCGAGCACCCGTTCCCGGCCGCCGTCGACGACTGTCTGGCCGCGTTCGCGCACGTCGCGACGCACCCGGAGGAGTTCGGGGCGGCCCCGGGCCGGATCGCGGTCGGCGGGGACTCCGCCGGGGCGAGCCTGGCGCTGACGGTGGCCCGCGAGACCAGCCGCGACGGCGCCGCCCCGGCCGGGCGTCCGGTGTTCTGCCTGGCGTTCTTCCCGGTCACCGAGCTCGACGGGCACACCCGCTCACGCAAGCTGTTCGGCGACGGCTTCCTGCTCACCGGCGAGGCGATCGAGGCGATGGCCGGCTGGTACGTGCCCGAGACGATGCGCGACGACCCGCGGCTGCGGATCGCCGAGGGCGACCTGTCCGGGATGCCGCCCGCCTACGTCGCGACCGCCGGGTTCGACCCGCTGCGCGACGAGGGCGAGCACCTGGTCACCCGCATGCGGGAGGCGGGCGTCCCGGCGACGCTGCGCCGTCACCCCGACCTCGTGCACGGCTTCGCGACCTCGCTCGGGATCGGGGTGCGCCCGAGGCAGGCCGTCGCCGAGGCCGCCGGCGCGCTACGGACGGCGTTCGCGCTGCTCGGCGCGACCTGA
- the rph gene encoding rifamycin-inactivating phosphotransferase: MLLQLGEVGRDRLAVVGGKAAHLGELTRTAGVAVPGGWCVTTEVYRAAVTGAPGFDALLDRLAGLPADDADGLAALAAEVRGLVASRPVPDDVAAAVTAALGRAPAGTAWAVRSSATAEDLPTASFAGQQDSYLNVVGADAVLDRVRDCWASLFTDRAVAYRRRRGLDHRAVAMAVVIQEMVVPDVSGVLFTADPVTSDRTVTVVEAVPGLGEALVSGLVAADAWTVRDTGATAAVVDARTAPRTVAVRPAPGGGTRTEQLGPDNPPLLTEDRVLELVRLGRTIEAGLGSPQDIEWCLSGGRFQVVQSRPITTLFPVPDTGDDRLHVYLSVGYQQMMTDAMRPLGLSLWQMTTPRPMAEAGGRLFVDVTAALGTPSGRDGLLAVMGRSDPLMTDALHTVLDRGAVPLGEDPATPAPVHGAPTTEPLDPDPALVAELVAEGRASVADAARRIHGRVGPELFVAIREDIPELRARLSDPRSTRVFMTAMDAAYWIDEHVGEWLGERPSDVLTRSVPDNVTSQMGLALLDVADAVRPYPAAVALLRGAGDDVLDALGSVEGGTVARDAIVGWLDAYGARCVGEIDISRPRWHERPAALVPLILGHVDGEEPGAGRRRFAHGRREAEATRDDLLARLRAGVDGEARAAETALMIERLRTFIGYREFPKFGMVSRYAVYRAALLAEADRLVAARVLDDRTDAYYLRFDELEQVSRTGHADLALVCARRAEFAAYEALTPPRVLTSDGECLQGSYHRDDVPPGALAGLAVSAGTVEGRARVVADLSGAALEPGDVLVTAYTDPSWTPAFVTIAGLVTEVGGRMTHGAVVAREYGLPAVVGVEGATRLIRDGQRVRVDGGSGLVEILDRDVSRTGDRLRPRDTHTTNGRTP, translated from the coding sequence GTGCTGCTGCAGTTGGGCGAGGTCGGCCGGGACCGGCTCGCCGTCGTCGGGGGGAAGGCCGCGCACCTGGGGGAGCTGACCCGGACGGCGGGGGTCGCCGTCCCGGGCGGCTGGTGCGTGACGACGGAGGTCTACCGGGCCGCCGTCACCGGTGCGCCCGGGTTCGACGCGTTGCTGGACCGCCTGGCCGGTCTGCCCGCCGATGACGCCGACGGGCTCGCCGCGCTCGCCGCCGAGGTCCGCGGGCTGGTGGCGTCCCGGCCGGTCCCCGACGACGTCGCGGCGGCGGTCACCGCGGCGCTCGGCCGGGCCCCGGCCGGGACGGCGTGGGCGGTGCGCTCCAGCGCGACCGCCGAGGACCTGCCGACGGCATCGTTCGCCGGGCAGCAGGACTCGTATCTGAACGTGGTGGGCGCCGACGCCGTGCTCGACCGGGTGCGGGACTGCTGGGCGTCGCTGTTCACCGACCGCGCCGTGGCCTACCGCCGGCGGCGCGGCCTCGACCACCGCGCCGTCGCGATGGCGGTGGTGATCCAGGAGATGGTCGTCCCGGATGTGTCCGGGGTGCTGTTCACCGCCGACCCGGTGACCTCCGACCGGACCGTGACCGTCGTCGAGGCGGTGCCCGGGCTGGGCGAGGCGCTGGTGTCCGGCCTGGTCGCGGCGGACGCGTGGACGGTCCGCGACACCGGCGCGACCGCCGCCGTCGTGGACGCACGGACGGCGCCGCGCACGGTCGCGGTGCGGCCCGCGCCGGGTGGCGGCACCCGCACCGAGCAACTCGGCCCGGACAACCCGCCGCTGCTCACCGAGGATCGGGTACTGGAGCTGGTCCGGCTCGGCCGGACGATCGAGGCGGGTCTGGGCAGCCCGCAGGACATCGAGTGGTGCCTGTCCGGCGGCCGGTTCCAGGTCGTCCAGAGCCGCCCGATCACCACGCTGTTCCCGGTCCCCGACACCGGCGACGACCGCCTCCACGTCTACCTGTCGGTCGGCTACCAGCAGATGATGACCGACGCGATGCGCCCGCTCGGGCTGTCGCTCTGGCAGATGACGACGCCGCGCCCGATGGCCGAGGCCGGCGGGCGGCTGTTCGTCGACGTCACCGCCGCGCTGGGCACCCCCTCCGGTCGCGACGGCCTGCTCGCGGTGATGGGCCGGTCGGACCCGCTGATGACCGACGCGTTGCACACCGTGCTCGACCGCGGCGCGGTCCCGCTCGGCGAGGATCCGGCGACGCCCGCCCCGGTGCACGGCGCGCCGACCACCGAGCCGCTGGACCCGGACCCCGCGCTGGTCGCCGAGCTGGTCGCCGAGGGACGGGCGTCGGTGGCCGACGCGGCGCGCAGGATCCACGGCCGCGTCGGACCGGAGCTGTTCGTCGCGATCCGCGAGGACATCCCCGAGCTGCGGGCGCGGCTGAGCGACCCGCGCAGCACCCGGGTGTTCATGACGGCGATGGACGCGGCGTACTGGATCGACGAGCACGTCGGCGAGTGGCTGGGGGAGCGGCCGTCGGACGTGCTGACCCGGTCGGTGCCCGACAACGTGACCTCGCAGATGGGGCTCGCGCTGCTCGACGTCGCCGACGCTGTCCGCCCGTACCCGGCGGCGGTGGCGCTGCTGCGCGGGGCCGGGGACGACGTGCTCGACGCGCTGGGGTCGGTCGAGGGCGGCACGGTGGCCCGCGACGCGATCGTCGGCTGGCTCGACGCCTACGGGGCCCGCTGCGTCGGTGAGATCGACATCAGCAGGCCGCGGTGGCACGAGCGCCCGGCCGCGCTCGTGCCGCTGATCCTCGGCCACGTCGACGGTGAGGAGCCCGGCGCCGGGCGCCGCCGGTTCGCCCACGGCCGCCGGGAGGCCGAGGCGACCCGCGACGACCTGCTGGCCCGGCTGCGCGCCGGGGTCGACGGGGAGGCCCGCGCCGCGGAGACGGCGCTGATGATCGAGCGGTTGCGGACCTTCATCGGCTACCGCGAGTTCCCCAAGTTCGGCATGGTCTCGCGCTACGCGGTCTACCGGGCCGCGCTGCTCGCCGAGGCCGACCGGCTCGTCGCCGCACGCGTGCTCGACGACCGCACCGACGCCTACTACCTGCGGTTCGACGAGCTGGAGCAGGTCTCGCGCACCGGGCACGCCGACCTCGCGCTGGTGTGTGCCCGGCGGGCGGAGTTCGCCGCGTACGAGGCGCTGACCCCGCCGCGGGTGCTGACCTCGGACGGTGAGTGCCTGCAGGGCTCCTACCACCGCGACGACGTGCCGCCCGGAGCCCTCGCCGGGCTCGCGGTGTCGGCCGGGACGGTCGAGGGCCGCGCCCGCGTCGTCGCCGACCTGTCCGGCGCCGCACTCGAACCCGGGGACGTGCTGGTCACCGCCTACACCGACCCCAGCTGGACGCCGGCGTTCGTCACGATCGCGGGGCTGGTCACCGAGGTCGGCGGGCGGATGACCCACGGCGCCGTCGTCGCCCGCGAGTACGGCTTGCCCGCCGTGGTCGGGGTGGAGGGCGCGACCCGGCTGATCCGGGACGGTCAGCGGGTCCGGGTGGACGGCGGGAGCGGGCTGGTCGAGATCCTCGACCGGGACGTGTCGAGAACCGGGGACCGGCTCCGTCCCCGGGACACGCACACCACGAACGGGAGGACACCATGA